One Hevea brasiliensis isolate MT/VB/25A 57/8 chromosome 6, ASM3005281v1, whole genome shotgun sequence genomic window, catgtgttagatttgattcctcaatttttTCGCATGTGTGTGTGTGAAAAGGTTAATCAATTTGATAAAGATCTCAGAGTTTTACTTCAGCAGAAAAGGTTTAGCTATGAATTTGAGTAAAAAGAGTCAGAAATCAAAAAGTTAAAGGCTCAGATTGCTCAAATAGAAGCTGACTTAGTCAAAAGGattgacaaaataaatttttttttgaattattgATAATTATAATTGGCCCTCAAAATAAACCTCCTAGCTAGGCCATTGATAAACAAGAAAATTTAGCAAAACACAAcctcaaattttttttcttttctattgaAATTCATCACAAAgatcttaaaattaaaaatttaatttgactGTCTTTAGGAAAATGTAAAAACTTAGACCTTTAATGTTGATGAGgctgaattttctgctttatataGCTTTATCATAATTTCATTCTTCTCCTCATGTTGCAAATATACAATGGCCCCCTCAAAAGAAATGTTCAGGCTCCGCCACTGGTCATTTAGAATTGGTAGCTGCTAATTACCATAACAAAATCTCAATCAAATTCTTGCATAAATAACTATGAAATTCAAACACTTTCTTAAGAACACAGAATACAATGTTCTGTATGTGCTGCAACAACACTGTCTGATGTCATTAACAGAGTTTTTCTTAATATTACTTCTCTAGAAACAGGGCTGATTAATTCAAAATGAATGGCTACAAGTTAATTATGACTTGAATAAGGCAGAAAATTAACTTAACTTTGATTTCGACTAAATTTAGTTGATTTTAAGAATTTCATATTTATTAATCAAAATATCAAAAAAgagaattcatttatatataaaataaatttcacATCCATTCCATCCAAACACAGTCACAGTGTTATTGAAATCTCACAAGGACTTCTTTCAAGTTTGTCATAACATTGGATACTATTTGGTCTCGAGATGTATGAAATGGAGATTGTTTTAGCCAGTAATCTATTTGGTGGCAAGCTTGGCATAGTACTCTGCAATCCAAgctgaaattattttgatttcctTATCTCTCTGTGCAACCAACCAGTCAGGATCATCTGGAGTTGGGGGATGTAAGTCCGAGCAATGGGCTCCTAATTACCATAACATAATCTAAATCAAAACCTTGCATAAATAACTATGAAATTGAAACACTTTCCTAGAAATAGAAAATACCATGTTCTGTATGCACTGCAACAACGCTGTCTGATATGTCTTCTAGAACTCTGCAGTTGATTTGTCAAAGAAATAAGAATGAATTAGCACTTGTAACatgaataaatatattaaaacttATAGCAAAGTAGTAGAAATCTGGTTCTTTACCCTCCAATGCTATAAGGGTCTCGGAGTCCATTTGCGAAAATGATGTTGCTTGCAAAATTTCCCAGTACAGTTTTTATGTCCTGAAAGATTTTCATTGCAAGAGTTATTATGTTCTGAACTTCAGATTTTCTGGAGttataagaagaagaaagaacaagCATAATAAGCTAGAGAGAAGCTTACATGGCCACCGAATTCTGTTGTCATCCAATGAGGCCTGGGCACAATACCAAAAACATCTAGACAGTCTTTGGTATAGTTATTTATATCGAAAGGTTCTGCTTCGAACATAGTCTCATTATAACCATATCCGATTGGCATTACAATCTGAGTACATGTCTGAAAGAAGCAGAATAGAGAACTATGACAGTTTTCAAGAAATGAAGATTGTGGGTTTCTATGATATATCAGAGGAGTGAATTTGTAAGTGGTTTAGAAATATATACCTGCCAATCCCATGCACTCTTGTTGCTTAGTTCGAATGTAAATATATCATGGCACGAATCCCATCCACGAAATCTACTTTTGAGACCTGCAACAATTCTTCCAAGAATATCAGTTCCTTCTGGGGCTCCATCAATTCCACGGCACGTGCGCTCTACTGGATAATACGGAGGATTGTCGTACTGAGCTGCACTGACATACATGATTTCTAGGTAGTCCTTGAGCTCTTGGGACGTGTTTAGAGGGCTTTTGTTAAACAGAACATTAAAGCCTAATTTTAGCAGAGATTATGAGCATACAAGTATGGCATTCAGATAGGTTTTCTTGTTATGGCATTCAGATAGGTTTTCTTGTTGATTACCTGCAAGTATTGAACTTATTGCTGAGTGTCATTAGCCCATTTGGTTCAGCTGCTATTCTATCAATCTCAGACCAAGATTGCTTTATTGTGTTGTAACAGCTCTCACTAGTATCCTGCTCCAATCAATGCAAACACTGGATACTTAGATCCTACAAGCTACTAAATCCTGAAAGTTGAAACTTTCCaatattatttgactaaattcttACTCTAAAATCCTTGGTGACAACAACATGGTATCCATTTTGTGGTGTGATATCATCAAAATAGAGTATGGGAGAGGATGATGCCAAAGCACCAATAACAATGTGAGGATATTTTATACGAAACCAGGATGCAAGCACTGATCAATgacaacaacaagaaaagattAGTCTGAGTCCGGAATTTCCCAACAAGAAAAATTTTGCAGTCTAATTAATTAACTTACTTCCACCATAAGATGCTCCAACTGCAACAGCTGGACAATTTTCTGCTGACAGGTTTTTCTTAACATCTACTATCACCTGTGCATAATCTGCTAAGGCTTGTTCTGAGCTTAGGTATCCAAGGGTACTGGCATTTTGAAATGCCTGGTCTTCAGATCCAAAAGGCATTGATTCTCCATAGTAACGATGCTGCAACAGTAATATACTTATTCACGCAACAGGAAAATAACTGTAGTAAATGTAGATGAAATCCTGTAGAAGTAAGACTATCAAATGAGGTCAAATGAATAAAGAATGCCATACCTCTATATACAATAACAAACCTTTAAAACGAGCTGCAAGATCAAGAATGAAAGTCTCAACATCATACGTTACATCAGTTTCTTCACCCGTGTAAACAAAGATGGGTGAGCTACTATTTGCTCCACCCCAGTACTTGTAATTCAATATATATCTGTGCTGAAACGTAGCG contains:
- the LOC110649794 gene encoding uncharacterized protein LOC110649794; this translates as MALPSFHLRLALLLLLAVCASAVHPRKLTRFGGVRRFTTSEPSYELPPEYEIHYYTQTVDHFNYKPDSYATFQHRYILNYKYWGGANSSSPIFVYTGEETDVTYDVETFILDLAARFKGLLLYIEHRYYGESMPFGSEDQAFQNASTLGYLSSEQALADYAQVIVDVKKNLSAENCPAVAVGASYGGMLASWFRIKYPHIVIGALASSSPILYFDDITPQNGYHVVVTKDFRDTSESCYNTIKQSWSEIDRIAAEPNGLMTLSNKFNTCSPLNTSQELKDYLEIMYVSAAQYDNPPYYPVERTCRGIDGAPEGTDILGRIVAGLKSRFRGWDSCHDIFTFELSNKSAWDWQTCTQIVMPIGYGYNETMFEAEPFDINNYTKDCLDVFGIVPRPHWMTTEFGGHDIKTVLGNFASNIIFANGLRDPYSIGGVLEDISDSVVAVHTEHGAHCSDLHPPTPDDPDWLVAQRDKEIKIISAWIAEYYAKLATK